In Phaseolus vulgaris cultivar G19833 chromosome 7, P. vulgaris v2.0, whole genome shotgun sequence, the genomic stretch ACAGTTTGTTTGGTTTCATTGGTATGTTTAGGTGAAATAATTATGAAGAAAAACACGAGCATGtttctctaaaattaaaattattttatgtataagTTAATTAATTGATATGTTGTAGTAAAAGATGATTTCTAATTTGTGCTCAAACTTGTGAAGTTTATTCAAACATAACCtcaaaataaactaattttagtttaggaatgtgtgttttcatttctttttaattcAGGATTATTTGTTGTTTTCCTTGTTGATTTCTCAGTTGTTGACCATAATTGGGTTGTTCATGTCAAGTTCTGTGTTCTGTGAAAATTCAATGAAGGTCTTACCCGTGTAGTGGACTTAACGGTTAACTATCATGAATTTCTGTGCTTTTATATAAGAATGTTGGGCGTTGAAAAAATAGTCTTGTTGTAAGGGCCATGCTTATTtggattaatttattttgaagaaCACTttaaggaaaaagaaagaaacttttttgagaattttcttttttcattttttaaaggtGGGAGAGTCCTTTTGATGTTGTTGTTGAGGATGTTATTGAGGGAAAAAATTTAAGGTAAATAATATCTACTAATGTTTGGTCTTGAATTGAGTCAATGGTGTCATGTCATGTGTGATCTATGCAGTTCATGTGTGGGTTTCAATTAAGAGAGCTCTAAACTACTTTTACTATCAAAGAAACATATTTTTCCTTCTTCATTTTGTACAATGAACTTCAGAATTAAGTTGATCCTAGAAGTACTTTCCCATCTTTTATCGAAACATGGCCTTAGTCTACTTCACCAAATGGGATAACgctttattctttattttttttaaatgttcttTCTTTTAAACATGAGTGAGCAAGACAATCGAAATGTGGTGACCGAGTAATTATTGAAGGCTCGTAATACTTTTTTTCCACCACAAATCTTTCACATATCAATCATTTTTTGCCTTACTGGAGTCTGTAAagctattttttttcatttatgcGGTTTATAACACATGCCACACTACTAATAAGTTAATAACACATGTTAAATCTCGGTGAGATTATGTTAAGCACTGATTGTTGGCCCGTGGTCATGATATTACTATTTAGCTCAATTCCTAAGTAAGTGGTGAATGAGGTCAGCAACATTTTCACCTGTGTACCCAGTATTTTGTGATCATCTTCACACTAGTTGGCTTACATTTGCACAATGGAGTGACTTAAGTAGTGAGGTTAAGTTATAGGAAATTTCATTTGTATCATCAAATTTATTCTACAAGCACATGAGTACATTAACAATTATAACGTGCTAATATACAGGAAAAAGTAACCAATAGTGTGTTTCTATGGACTCTTCAGCAGTTGGCATTGTCTTTTTGTTATTGCAGTCTTCAGGATGAAAAGGAACCCTTGAAGGATGACTCTGCAATTGGCAGCAATGCTTATAAGGATGTGACAAAGGATAAAACCTTTGATCTTCAATCTGTGTCATCTTACTCTTCTGGCGAAGGTTTGCCATATGCACCTGATGGGTGGCCAAATGCTGGTGATGTATGGGGCTGGAAAGTGGCGGGAAGGAGGTCCAAGGGTGGATATTTTACTGACAGATCCCTTATCCCTCCAGCATCTCTTCAGAAGGGTACTCGCAAGCTAGAGTTTCGGAGCAAGGCTGATATTAAGAGATATCTTCATTCAAATTTTCCTAACATGACACTTGAAGCATTCTTTGCTTTATTTAGCTGGATGATTCCCTCAGCTGAGGAAACCCCCACAAAAGGTTAGCCCAAAACAGTTTcacaattttctttttcaacccTGTGCTGTTATTTTTTCATTCATCGTTGCCTAgtttcttttaattgtttttattttggtaCTGTTTCGATTGGCTGTAGTTTaagtatttcaaatttttttcctGCATGAAAGCCCTTCTATTTTGTCTCAGTTTACTTACTCTTATACTTTTCCTCCATGGTTATCATGAGCCCCTACATTGTTTAACATTTACTCCCACCAAAATGATTCACGGCTTTTATTATTTGTTGGTGGACTTTCTTCCTTCACGCTTCTCCTTGTATGAGGGTGAGCACTAGGAGGCCAGTGATGGCTCATATTTTGTATGTTTCCTCAGTTTTTTCTTATTGTGTGGTGGGTCAGTTGTTTTTCTAATTGATGAGATGAGTTGGGATCTTATTTGCTAGAAAGGAGCAAAGCAAGAATCTTTTTGGTCTGAAGTTCCTCTTATTATCTACATAGTAACTTGACTTCTAACTCGTACCTTTGCAACTTTTGTTGCCCTTCCATCTTGTGTATTTCTCTTATTTCATGATGTATATGTCCTTCTAACCTTACAATCACCGGAGACAGTAGAAGATGATGATACTGGCTCCCAGAGAAAGTCAAGACGGAAAAGTGTCGGTCGCCCGAGGAAATCCTCCGCCCTAGTTCCTGTCAGGCCCTGTGTAACACCTGATCAAGTTGCAAAATTTGATGCTTATCTTGATAACTTGGATGACATGCTTGATATGCCTCATACTGAGACGACAGCATCGGATCACGCTACTTGTGCTAGTGCGTTGGATGCTGAATCGATAGAGTGTTGCAAGAAGAAGCTTTCCTCCCTTCTTGCTCTAGATTTCCCTTCATTGGTCTCAAGCAATGATGTTGCAGAAGTTGCAATACTTGCATCCCAAATTCGTGAAGATCCCAATCTCACTGTTGATCAACTGTTTAAGTTAAAATTGGTGGAACAAGTTCCCTTAGCCGGTGAGGCCTTCCTTGAGGCCAAGGAGAGCATTGAAGAGGCAGACAAACGCATGGCTGACCTTCAGGCAAAGAAACTCGAAATTCCAACTCTGAAAAAAGAGTACAACGAATTGAAGGAAAAACTGTCTGAGAGAGAAGCTGAAATGGACATAAGTACTTTATCTATCAAAGAAATTGATGATCAAATTCGGCAACTTCAATTGAAAAGGAACCGAATATCTAGTGCCCTTGAAACCATGCAGAAGGATAAAGATAAGCTCACTTCTGAGCTATCAAACGTTGCCAACTCAATTTCAACCATTGTTAATGAGATTCAGTCGGGTTTATCACAGAAATCAAAATGGGATCTGAAGAAAGCCAACAATGTCCGACGTGTAGCTGAGATACAAGAAAAGTTCGTGACTTTAAGAGGGTTAACGTTTTAATGAAACAGTTGTGGAGTTTCTGATTGTGTTAAGAACTCTTTAGGATAGTAACTATTTATGACAGTGATATGTAATGTATCTATCTATGTTTCTAACTAATCAGTCTGCATCTATTGGAGGCTTTGTGATATGTGGTAATGCCTGTAGTCAACTTAAAACTGCAAATCACCTGTTTTATTTTAACTACTCTTTCCTTAtgatacctttttttttttataattttatgtagatttaatatttgattgatgatatatatatatatatatatatatatatatatatatatatatattagagtAGTTTAAACGAAAAAAAATGTCTAAAATGTAGATTACATTGTAGAAACTAAAAGTGAAgcaaaagttgttttttttggTAAACACTCTTCATGGTGTTAAGTGgatatgtaatttaattttataaattttgtaattgtTCTTCATATTAATgcttaaaatatcttttttattaattttttatcattcAAAAGTATAATATCTCTCGAGCAACGTATATCATGTTATGTTTTTGATAATAACCAAATCATTTAATTTAACCTCCTACCTTCTTTCGCATGTTTttcagatattttttttaaaaattattcaaataaattcATTGTCAAAATATTTGGCAAATTCTCCCTAAACCTTCatctaatttttaaatactaataaaagaatatctaatttttaaatactaaaagtATCCTCCTTTTTAAATTTGGTTTGAGGTTCTAGATTGACTAATATGGTAttcatttcaaaaaattatttcaatacttatgcattatttaaaacaaattattgttgatggagtaatttatttatttttgtttttggtgGCGAAGGAGTATAGTTGAGAAATTGTGTAGATCGAATTTATAATCTGGTTTGTGTTTTATATTTACAAATTGGATTGTATAATTCAAGATACAATCCTAAatccaatttaaaattttggattggtTAATTCAGTATTcatttaaaaaagtaataaatttaatattttaaataatgtaaactaattaaatttaataatttatatatacattttcataaattaacattttttacgtttttctttttctaaaattgtttgtccaaaaaaaaactgaaaaaaaaaattgaaggcAAAAAAGTAGGGTTTTTGAGATTCAATTTCTACTCAATTTCAATCATAGTTGAAAatagttaaattttaattaaggtGTGTTTATGTTAAACATTCTTAAAATGTTAAGAAAACGATGCTTGGTGTTCTAGTGAATTCAATATATTGTTGTGTTGTTTGTGTTATGTagttatttcttcttcttcttcttctgctttTTCTTCTAGATCTTTCTTCTCTATGGACTCAAACCAAACACAGTGGGCTTCCAAGGCATGGCACCTTCTATCTCTGCTTCGCGCCCAATCCCCTCTCATCCAATGCATAACCAACTTCGTCTCCATGGATATCGTCGCCAACACCCTCCTCTCCGCCGGCGCCTCCCCCGCCATGATCCACGCCGTCCAGGAGCTCCCTGACTTCACCCCACGCGCCGCCGCCCTCTGCGTCAACGTTGGCACTCTCACCCCCTCCTGGCTTCCCGCCATGAAAGCCGCCGCCCAAATCTGCAACACGCTCCGCACGCCCTGGGTCCTGGACCCCGTCGCCGCTTCCGCCTCCTCCTTCCGCTTCGAAGCCTGCCAGGAACTGCTCCGTCTCCGGCCCACCGTCGTCAGGGGAAACGCCTCTGAGATCATCGCACTCGCTTCTGCGGAACCGCACGCCAATGCTTCCAAGGTAATCAATCAATCAATCCATCCaacaatttaatttctaaactATCAATAGCAATGATTAATTGACACTAAATCATATTAAGTTGTAATATTTAtagattaatttataaactttttccAAATCTAACAATTAAATtagaattttctttattttaaggaCTAAATTGTGACTTAGGATCACGGGTGTGGAAGGGACTAGACCTAACCGAGTCAGCTGAATccgacaattttttttcttctgtcatttaaacattttttgttCCACTAACTTTCACATATTTATTGCATATATTGATTGTATTATTAAGTGATTTGGTTTGAGATACTTATTATAAATAGAGTAGAATCACCTATTCCACTAAACATGATACACAATTACGAGATAATATTACACATATGTACCTGAAAATATGATACACAATTAGGAGATAATATTACAAATACATGTACCTAAAAATCAAAGTGTAAACCTATTTAAAAGGGGCGAAAATAAGTGAAGTCTCCAAACTAAATTATAATGtcaacttaaataaataaaaatagtaaataatttgTTTCTGTAAGTTCAATGTAGTTAAAAATGATagtttatatacattttttttacataattatgAATTTCAAAACGGATAATATATTGAATATAGTTTGAATAGTGATTGACCTAGTGTTATTATCTCAATACTTAAACACACTTGAGGCCGGataattataatagaaaaatgattttaatgaTCGTATATTAGTATCAATTTGGGTATTTTATCTTATACtttattaaaacaatttaaactaATGTAATTCAtacatttttattcttaattttttaaaaattaaaatatcgattcaattattttattaaaaacaataaagtgAGACTATGTTTATAAGCAACCGGATCCTATAGAAGATATTAAACTTATTTCTAAGAAACTCTACATGTAAATTGTTCTAATGAGAAAATAATAAGATGTTGAATCTTAAAAGGATATTTATGGTTTTGTTAAAGATTCTGTAATTAGTGTAATACAGTTTTATGGTTACGAGTCCTATGTTTACACTTTTAGCCAATAAACATTATCGTTGATATGAATTTTAAGCAGTTAATGATAGATAATGGTTTTGCATCATTGacatataaactatttttcatcataaattttaatgtgtagtttttttataatttatataatttgttattGGTTGATATGGTTAATTTTTTACACTATAGTACATGAAAATTAAACTctagttttatatttttcaatttttttaagaaagaaaaaaattgacaaGTTTTGTTGGCTCATTGTCATAGGAATTAACAAACATATTAaactttttcattatttataaaagtatacaaaagtaaacataaacataatattctatttttatttttacaaatattatatatatatatatatatatatgtgtgtgtgtgtgtgtgtgtaattttaattaaaaaaaaatattttttcaaaatcttccaAATAACCTCTTGATTTATGTAAAATGGAACTGGTGAACGGGTTGGAGTGATTTGTTTTGTTCGTGATTGTTTGTTCTGGGTGATTATTTTTGGAGTTTAGAAGCCACAATTGGGTTATATATAGATTTATAGTGGATCACGAGGGTAAGGTGCTGCTGTGGCTGAACGAGATAATTTACTAGTGCACACAGCATTTCTAATAGGCTGTAGTCTCATAGATTATCTAATACCCTTTAACATTAGCCCCATTGGTGAATTTTGTTCCCTAATGGTATAAAAATGGAAATATAGTACTTGAATTTTTATAACTCAGTTATGGGTAAATCAACTTTGTTAATAccaaatattgttaataatgtCTAGGGATTGATCGGTGGTACCAATTTCGTAGATTAAATTGATGTTTTACTTATTCTTCCAATGATTTTCTTGGAATAAACGTTAGAATGCATGTAAAAGAGTTATGACTACTGGTCCAATGTATCTTcaagaaatgaaagaaaaaaggaTGCTTGAGGCTCACTGAATATTCAACTAAACATTTATAATTTGTTCTCTCCCTTAAATCTGATAAAATTTGTCATTACACTATGTAATATAGCTCCATTGTCCAGGGTGCGGACAGTGTTCACGACTCAATGGATGCAGTTGAAGCAGCAAAGCTCTTAGCTCAGACAAGTGGTGCCGTAGTTGCAGTGTCAGGAGCCACTGACATTGTCACGGATGGAAATCGAGTTGTTGGTGCTCTCAATGGGGTGGCCATGATGCAAAAAATAACAGCAACTGGGTGTTCAGTCACTGCACTGATTGC encodes the following:
- the LOC137830423 gene encoding hydroxyethylthiazole kinase, which produces MDSNQTQWASKAWHLLSLLRAQSPLIQCITNFVSMDIVANTLLSAGASPAMIHAVQELPDFTPRAAALCVNVGTLTPSWLPAMKAAAQICNTLRTPWVLDPVAASASSFRFEACQELLRLRPTVVRGNASEIIALASAEPHANASKGADSVHDSMDAVEAAKLLAQTSGAVVAVSGATDIVTDGNRVVGALNGVAMMQKITATGCSVTALIAAFVAVDKSHALDATVSALAVFGVAGELGMKMAKGPASLRMHLIDALYGLDEAALNSHVNITSLC
- the LOC137830422 gene encoding uncharacterized protein; amino-acid sequence: MDLSDTPEALILTSLQDEKEPLKDDSAIGSNAYKDVTKDKTFDLQSVSSYSSGEGLPYAPDGWPNAGDVWGWKVAGRRSKGGYFTDRSLIPPASLQKGTRKLEFRSKADIKRYLHSNFPNMTLEAFFALFSWMIPSAEETPTKVEDDDTGSQRKSRRKSVGRPRKSSALVPVRPCVTPDQVAKFDAYLDNLDDMLDMPHTETTASDHATCASALDAESIECCKKKLSSLLALDFPSLVSSNDVAEVAILASQIREDPNLTVDQLFKLKLVEQVPLAGEAFLEAKESIEEADKRMADLQAKKLEIPTLKKEYNELKEKLSEREAEMDISTLSIKEIDDQIRQLQLKRNRISSALETMQKDKDKLTSELSNVANSISTIVNEIQSGLSQKSKWDLKKANNVRRVAEIQEKFVTLRGLTF